The stretch of DNA CGATCAAAGACCGCTGTAAGACCCccatctttgataaatgaccccccagtgACATCATTCTGCTACAGATCTGCTGCTCTCACCCGGCTTCCTTAGAGCTCAGCATTTTGGCCCAGATGAGATCTGTGTCTACCGTCTCCTCTCGGGGGTTAGTGGAGCTGACATGAAGCATGAGGCTTTCGCAGGGTGCTCCGGTCAGAGTGGCCAGGCCCTCGATAGCACGACCTGCCTGGAGAGCAAAGTAGGAGCCATGAAGCTTTGCCAGAGCCTTTTCGATCAGCGCCACCCAGAGCTGCTTCCTTTGGGCCTGTAGGGAAGACAAATGACACGCTGCTTCACCGCGCGCCGGTGCTGCATCTATTGTGGGATAGGGTGCTGGTTTCCACGCACCTGAGAAAAAAGGAGATAGCCAGCTTCATCGCACGGCAACATGTCGTCCACCAGGACGGTGGTCCAGGTTCCATCCTTGCATAGTCGCACCTGATAAGCTCCTTCTGTGCATATGGTCCTTGTGATCATTACCCTCTCCACCAGTTCGGGTCTTTCTGCCAGCACTGCCAGCGCACTGAGAAACCTACACAAATCACCAGGGCTCAATCAGTAACCAGCGGTATAAGGCTCTATTTATACAGTGCAgtcagatggcggttttattactGTACCAACCCCCCAACATGTAGCACCAACCAGTCATGAGGCCCAAAGAGGACTCCAAGGGTTGTGCCTTGAGCTAGGTACTGCAAATCTAATGTGGATTGGCATCAGCATGCTATCTTTTTGGAAAGCTGCCCATTATCTGCCCTGTAACCCCGATTATCTGGCACTCTCAAGACCGGCAAGGTTCCATTTATCAGATTTTTCAAAGGGGGTTAATAATATTAGAAAATAtatctgtttatttttccctCATACACAGCGCCaccatgggctgtgtctggtattgcagcctttgaaaatacagtcctgatcaaaagtttaagaccacttgaaaaatggcaaaaaaaaaacatattttacattgtaggatcttaacaaggttccaagtagagcttcaacatgcaacaagaagacataaaagtgagacaaaacattttttgagcattcaatttaatgaaaccaacgattaaactgaagcaggctgtttttcagctgatccatatTTTAGGACCacctgcctttaaaaggccaaatctgtgcaaagatgtggattcattgtccttttctgtcgggtagtcacacgttgtgatggcaaaggcaaaaaaactctccctttttgaccgtggtcgggttgttgagctgcataagcagggtctctcacagcgcgccatcgctgctgaggggggacgcagtaagacagtcatttggaatttcttaaatgatcctgagggttatggaaccaaaaagtcaagtggaagaccccaaaaaaatgtcctcagcactgagccagaggatccaattggctgtccgtcaagacactggacgatcctcaacccaaatgaaggcccttactggtgctgactgcagccccataaccatcagacggcatctgagactgaagggcttcaaaaacaaagaacgtcttcaaagacctcgtctccttgaacgccacagaactgctcgtttggactttgcaagagagcaccaaacatgggacattcaaaggtggaagaaagttttattctctgatgagaaaaaatgtaaccttgatggtcctgatggtttccaacgttactggcctgacaagcagatcccacctgagatgttttctacgcgccacagtggagggggcgccataatggtctggggggctttttccttcagtggaacaatggagcttcaggaagtgcaggggcgtcaaacggccgccggctatgtccagatgtggcagagagcattcctcatgactgagggcctcgtctgtgtggtaacgactggggtttcaacaggacaacgctacagtacacaatgcccgcaggacaagggacttcttccaggagaataacatcactcttttggcccatcctgcgcgttcccctgatctaaatccaattgagaacctttggggatggacggcaagggaagtttacaaaaatggacaacagttccagacagtagatggccttcgtgcggccgtcttcaccacttggagaaatgtccccactcacctcatggaaacgcttccatcaagcatgccgaaacaataacggcggagctactcattactgagttcatgtttggaagttggatttctgttttgggggggtttagttttttttttggaggtgtggtcctaaacttttgatcagctgaaaaacagcctgtttcagtttattcgttgttttcattaaattgaatgctcaaaaaatgtttagtcTCACTCCCatctcttcttgttgcatgttgaagctcttcttggaaccttgttaagatccagccatgctacataggattctttgccatttttcaagtggtcttaaacttttgatcaggactgtagtcaTCTCCGGTAGGTTCATACCTATACATTTTTCACCTATCCGCATGATGGGTTATACATATCTGATGCTGAGGGCTCCGCTGAGGAGACCCCCATTGATCGCTAGAATGGGGGTCCCAAATCTCCTGTTCTTCCTCACTACAAGACCACAAATGAGAAAGGGCTTGAAAAGTTCACACCTGCATGTCACTTCATTCCGGGTCTATGGAGCGGACGGGAAGAGCGGCGCCATCAGTCCCACAGGCTCAGGACGGAGTGGGCCCCCTCTATATATCACTCCCCCAGTAGCCCTGATAAATGATAATGATGACATGTATGATGTATGTACTCACCAGCAATTTCCCAGCAGCCCTTGCAGTATGTCGGAAGGTCGCGGCGTGCGAAAGACGGACCATTTCACCCCGCGCTCTTTGAAGATACTGCAGTTTATCTCTTGCGGTCGCAGCCATTGTTTCACCCTCTGTTGGATGCTGTTGGACTCTGGAAAGCCGACAGAATGAGGCCCCGGAGGAAAGCTGTCATCCACAAAATTCACTCTGTTCTGGGATGGGGACAGGACGAGTATTAGTACATTGTGTCAGGAGGGGGCAAAGAATGAGAGATGGTTAGTAGAGGGAGATCCGCCGAGAGTGCAATGAGCGCGGAAAATGTGGGTTAGGAGCACCTGGGTCCACGATTGCAGTGATCGATGGAAGGAGACAGAAAGTGGAAAGCTGCAAGATTGATGGAAGCCAaggtaaggactcatgcacacgaatgtgcaCCAGTCGGGCCCGCTGTATGATGCCCCATTGAATGGGGTCCGCCACCCACATCCGATGGTCTGCACTACTTtttggcggtgcggaggcacggagagaaaccccacagaagcactccgtagtgcttccatggggtccgtgcctctgttccgtatcgcaccttccggattgcaaACCCATTCAAGTCTGCGGTGGACAAACGGCCGGGACCCGTATACTGTGGAACtgttgtttgcgggccgcaatatgggtcCGGCCGGtatacgctcgtgtgcatgagcccaaggcTGAGAAACCAGGTATAAAACCAAGTAAACATAGACAAAGTATACACAATCTAACATcgcttaaaggggaactccacttTCCTACAACAGTGTTACCGCTCTTCAACTGGAACCTATTAGAGTTGTTTTATACTAATTATAACTATTAACAAGTTTTCTTCTCCATTCAGCAACACTGCCAGGGatgtctgccgctccattcaattGGGAGATCATGGGACCCTATTCACATGGTCGGACCCCGCCAATCAGACACTAAGCCCCTATccctaatgggacaacccctttaaacccgtAGTCAGGACGTGACTCTGATTCTagttgtttaaccccttatttGCTGCAGTCAATAGCAACGAGGCATCTAAATGATTGGAGAGAGGCAGGGGGTTCCCTCTGTCATCCCATCGCCTTCCCACAACAAGACGCAGGGTGCCCATGGGTTGCATTCTTGGCCAAAAAATGCCTTGCCCCGTACAGAAGCCTGTGTTCCACTGACAGTCGTAATTAcactgctttaggcctcatgcacacggccgttgctttGGTCCgcctccgagccgcagttttggcgtctcggatgcggacccattcacttcaatggggccgcaaaagatgcggacagcacacgttgctccgttccgtggtccgcaaaaaaaataaaaaatataacctgtgctattcttgtccgttttgcggacaagaataggcagttatattaatggctgtccgcgccgttccgcaaattaggGACgccatccgcaatttgcggaccgcgaaacacacagcggtcatgtgcatgaggccatactgaAGTGTTGCAGTGTATTATATGGGCGATCAGGAGATTAGACGTTCTCAGAGTATGACGGATCACTTAAGATTTCACGTGTCAGCACTCACAGGGTTAAACCCCTACGCCTCCTTCACTTGTCACACGGAAGGTGCACTTTAAATAGAAACCATTGTGTCACTGTGTGCACGCTGCTGTCATGTAGTGTATGGCAGTTTAGAATACCGTCGGTGTCAGGTTCGCGTCTGGTGTCGAGTTCGCGGTCTCCGTGTTGACAGTCCCTTCCAGTGCAGGTGATGAGGCTTCACTGGAACGTGGCCACATTCACAACTGTTACCAGGATCGCTGCCCGCAACAATGAACAAGGGCAGGCCGTGCCAGGGATTGGCTTCCACCGAGCTGAAGATCTCACACAGCAGACACTGTGAGGTCATTCAGGGCGAGATGAGGGCAGAACAGATGTGGGCGACCCACAACTAACACAATCAGGAGGCAAAGGGGCAACGTCTGACATCATCTCACAGGCTACCGATTCTACTTGAGGAGATCAAACTAGTTGGTCTTTGGAGCAATGATCCCTGGGTAAAAAATGGatctcctccagaaggaagagTACCAACTCTAGTGCCCCCTATAGGCGGCTCTTCCATCAGcaacacttatctcctatccccAGATTAGGGCATAGACTCCTAGAACCACCAGCAATCACGGCATGACAGTCAGCCAAAgaagagtgttggacccacagcaAGTTTAGGCACGTGGGCGGCTTAGGTGCTTTAAAACTAGAGGAGAGGTGGCACCATACCACAAGGGCTACCTTGGGGGTCTAAGACTGTTggccatgctgagagttgtagtatcTCAATGGCTGGAGAGCCACATATGTAGAATACATATCCACAGCAGGCAGAAGAGCACTCCCAACATCTCCAGTCAAAAAAATAGCATGAAGCTGACAGCATCCTCAGTGCACGGACCCATGTACGGTTATGTTTTGGACCTGAACAAAATACTCTCGTAGAAAATAATGGACACTGTATTATGATGCAAGTCACCAGTCATATTTGCACAGGGAAGAGGGGATCCTTTTCCCCTGGATCTCTACAGATCCCATCAGAAGCAGCAGCATGGATGACATTATACAGCAGTACAtagcagtgtagctgtgaatccagcactCGGGGAAGATAGAAAACTAACTAGTGCAAGCAGCCGTGTCTGTGCATCTGTCTCCCTCAAGCAGCTCCCCCTCCTGTCCCCATCTCTTTAATGAGCATCAAATAACCTGATCCCTGAGTGAGCTGATAATCTGTCTTGAGGCGGATTTTAGCAggaatttacatattgatgacctatcctcagggtactgtaggtcatcaatatgggatcgctggggctccgactcccaggacccctgccagtcagctatttgaggaggctgtgagcaccatggcctccttgcagcttacaaaGCACAGCTCCGTCTattgtatagtgactgtgcttggtattgcagctcagctgtgCAGCGCCTAGGCCAAGGGAATGACGGCCGCAGcactcagacagctgatcggcgaggaccCCTGGAATCAGACTcctgccaatctcatattgatgacatgAATACCTAAAtccgggagaacccctttaagagtgaatgATCAGTTCATGAGACAGAGGGAAGGAGAGGTAGCttataagtggagaaagaggcgTTTTTCTGTAATAAGATATAGTACAGCAGCCTGACCAATACCTCAAGTCTGATTTtgcaccaattttttttaaaaatgtacccCAGtagacatggctgctttcttcctgaAATGGCGCCGCTCTCTGCGCGAATCTCAAGTTCAATTACTTGAATGCGGCTGAGCTGCAATTCTAGAACTAGCCTGTGGACaagggtggtgctgtttctggaagaaggcCAACAGGTATCAAATAGGAAGTACACCCAAGCCACAGCGTCCAGAAACGGCTGCCTCCCGGCTTCATTTGCACACGTACACAAAAGATAAAGTTCACGGAAGGTAAAGTCACATTTTTGCCCCGTGTTGTAGACGATAATAAAGCTCACCTCTCGGCAAAAGCTGACAATGTTCTCCCAAAGCTCTTTGGCCTCGCCTTCATCTGTCTGCCTTCTGGTTTCAGCCCTCATGCTCTCCCGGCGACGCAGCATCCGCGCCCCCACATTACGCCGCTGGGCCATGTAGCCCTGCGGTGTGTGACATGCAATGCAGTGTGGGCAGCGAGTGTCATTTATGAGGGTGCATGCCGGGCAGGCCCACTCTATCCTCCGGGGAACCGGCGTGGGGAGGACTACTGCGCCGGATGGGGATGGCAAGCTCTCCGTTCCGGGTGTAGAACTCTCGCTTTCGCCTGCCCGCACTGCTCCGCAGACGGAACACCTACTGGCACTACCGAGGTTACGCAAAGTGCATTTTCCGCATGACCAACTGGTGTCCGGAGTCTGTGGCTCAACAGAGGATGGAGTCGTTTCAGCTGCCGTTACCTCTTCTTCCAAGACACTCAAGCGTTTAGGAAGACGACTTGGGGcggaaggaggaggagagagcGGGTTGTCTGGCACCACCTCTCTTCGGCTTCTTGGAACGGGTATATTGTGTGGTCCCGGTGAGAGTGGCAGCGGGGGTAAGGGTCTGGGAGAGTCTGGCTCACGGAGAGTAGCTGTTGCTTGTTCGTCGGCTCCTTGAAAAGCAGCAGGGGGTGGGAGAATTTCTGGAACTACCAATGCCTCCGGTGGTATTTTGGGCAAGGACAATTTACGCGGTCCACCACAAGCCGAGCAGGAGGTGGCCACAGGAGTGTTATGAAGAGTACATCGAAGACAACTCCAACCTGGATTTACTGTAGACTGGAGAGTAGGACTAGTTATATCCTCCAGATCGGATTCTTGGACGGGGGATCTCGCCTCTTCGTGCGGTCCGCGAAAGATACCATTGGGAACGTCTGGAGGCGGCAGGAACCCACAAAGCTGGCATCCCGTTGGCGGAGGTGAAGGGTTGGTTGGAGTAAGATTGGAAAAGGTGCATCGGCTGCAGGACCAATGCTGTTCGGTCGAGCTCAGTCTTAGGATGTGGTTGAGGTCGGGTAGATTGCGAGGAGCTTCACACATCGAGCAATGTCGCAGCTCAACGGAATTTAGGTATGTGCAACGGCAGCACGGCCACTCCTTACAGGGGGATGGGGCCGCCATGGGGTCTGGAAGCCTGGGGGGAAGGAAGAGAAGAAAAATGACTTAACATTTCACTCAATATCTTGGTAAAGGTTGCAGATTTTCTTCACCTTGCTCAAAGGGCAGTCACAAAGATAAGCGGCACAATAAATGGCGGACCGTATCAGAGGCAGCAGATAAGGAATCAATATAAAAGCACATAAACACGCTCACGGGGCTGCTGACAGCACTACCTACCTATTCGATATTGCCGGGCTCCGAGCTCCCTTCTTCTCTGCTCCCTGATGCacacgtcactgctgaggccatcgACTTCTGGTCCGGAGGTGTCCGGAAGTGGAGAAGAAAGGAGCTTGGAGCACCCAGCAATATTAAAAAGAGGGTTCCTGGTCTCAGAGGAGCCCTTTAATGGGGTTATACAAGATGATTTTGAAAGAAGGTCTGTATTTGTCCCAGGCTGCGTATGGGATTGCAGCTCagtatcatttaaaggggttgtctaagattACACAAAAAGCTCTCTTTTTCATCAGGAAAGGCAGCCTCCTCCTGTTCAGGGCTGCGTCTTGTATGGCAGCCATAAATGGGCTGAAACGCAGTAGCCAACACTGCCTAGGGACAGAGGAGGCTCCTCGGCCTTGTAGACAGTGACAATCCCGCTGACTGTACACAATGGTAAGTGATGACACAATGATACCGAATTTCCAAGGTTACATGGCGATAAATACACGTTAACCACTGGGTCATACACTGGGcgacttaagggtccattcacatgtccgtaaattctgttccgcattttgcggaacggaattgcggaccctttcatttctataagggccgcactatgtgctgcccggatctggaattgcggacaagattaggcattttctatcaagTGCCGGCgatatgcggaacgcacattgtcggtatccgtgttttgcggatccgcaaaacacacacggacgtgtgaatggaccctaaaggggtgATGTGATATCACTAGGGTATGCAATCACTATGATCGCTGAGGGTATGACCAACAATCTTGAAAGAAAGTTCATGCACGTGACTGCTGAGGCCGGCGACTGGCAGCAGCAGTTACATGAGCAATGGATGTGCCGCCAGTGGGAACTCAGCGGGACATAAAAAAGGTGAGTAAGGGTATACAGCACCTGCAATGGGACGAGTTTTCTTAGAAcagccctttttttttattataaaaaaaaaacaaaaaaaacctactGTTTTGTGTATTCCgcagtctccatggtaacagactaaaacaaaaaaacaatgtaGTCTGATACTCATACTCCCTTCAAACTTACTGCTACTTATTGCTCGAATTAACCAGGAGTAAGTGGCAGGCAAGGAGTGTAACCGCAGGAggggactacacagggtttgtttgtagtctgtaaccatggagacacaaagGTCTGCATAGGAGCAGGCGACGCCAAACGATAGGAGATTTGTTTTTAATCAGACATTCTTTGCAGGTTTACTCCAGGTAATGGAGGCGATCCCTATCTTCTCAGCTTTGAGAGTCCTCAGACCCAGCAGTTCTCAGGTGGCACGTCTCACCAGTCGCCCTGGCACCGCGGGACAGGCTCTAAATCTACGGAAACGCATTTATTAATCTAATCGGGCTTAATCAACAAGTTAACAGTCGTCCTGCAAGATAAACCTGGGTGTGGACAGTGCAGGATTTAGCAAACATTACTTGAGCAAACAGGATGAGAAATTAAATTTTCCCAGGAGGAAGCGGATATTCACAAGATATCTGCaacatgattaaagggattgtctcatcccCTTAATCCCGTGTCCTATTAGATAGATGGGTTCTCAAGCAGAACACCGCTAACCAAACAGCAGCAGATCTGGCCTGTCTGCCATTCATTTGAACGGCCACATGTAATACCCCCTTTCCCCTGTAGTGGCCTCTGCAGAGAAAATAAGTGGCTGACAGCAGTTTCCTTGGGAGCCAGAATTATATCTACCAAGCAAGTCACAGGCCGAAGGCTGGATCCGCCACTCAAGGACGAGGTGGAGACGTCAGGTAGGGTGGTGTCGGCAACTTCtgccactccaggtgttgtgaaactacagcagatttgtagctgaaggcatctgtgttggtcccatgttcatatgtgtccgcattgctgagaaaaattatgttgtaatatatgcaaatgagcctctaggagcaacgggggcgttgccattacacctagaggctctgctctctctgcaactgccgctccctctgcactttgattgacagcaccaggcagtgaaaacagatTCATCACACCCGGTCCTGTCCATCtaagtgcagaggacgcagcagttgcagagagagcagagcctttaggtgtaacgacaacgcccccgttgctcctagaggctcatttgaattATATTAAAGACCTTAGTAATAGTCCATATACAACGAAACCCCTACTGTGGCCCTGTAGGCCTTGCATCTCCTGCCATCCACATGAGGTACTGTATTCTTCCATGCTTCTAGGGAGAATGCCCCCTTTACCATAGTGATGGAGGTTTCCTTAAAATGGCAtcggtcagcagttttgtacctatgacactggctgacctgttacatgtgcgcttggcagctgaaggcatctgtgttggtcccatgtacatatctGCCTGCATTCCTGAGAAAagtgatattttaatatatgcaaatgagcctctaggagcaacgggggcgttgatgTTACTcttaaaggctctgctctctttgcaactgccTCGTCCTCTGCacttagattgacagggccaggcggtgAACACTTCATCACACCTGgcactgtcaaagtgcagagggcacggcagttgcagagagagcagagcctctaggtgtaatggcaacgcccccgttgctcctaaagccttatttgcatatattaaaacatattttttctcagcaatgcgggcacgtatgaacatgggaccaacacagatgccttcagctgccaagcgcacatgtaacaggtcagccagtgtcataggtacaaaactgctgacagatgccctttaaggggcAGGGATGAGAATTTTAAAGGTATGAGATTTTCTTTCTAACTTTAATGCCCCTTTAAGATTTATCAGCAGGAATCATTGTCAGGGGACATAATACAAGTGATATTCTATCTACAAACTAatgtcactgggggggggggggggggtttgggaaTGCGGACCTGCTCTTCCTGGCAGAACCTTCTTAATGTGTAATGGAAATCTATCAGCCAGCGAGACGCCATGTAACAGCAGATTACTACTACTTCCGGAGAAATCGGCACGTGTGGACTGCAGTGCCTGCAATTAGGGGAATTAACCAATTTCAGGACGACTTGGGAGACCCcggccgccatgatgattttacgCACCGCTATTACCACCCGTTTTTCAGCTGAATTATTGCGGCTAATGAAGGGGAGTTTGAGATTAGGATGCAGGTTGGATTTTGCAACTTCAAAAATAGTTCGCTCATGAAACAGCGTGTACACGTGATTTCGGGAGCCCCCTATAGGCCTGTGCGGCACTATTTTTTGCGGGTCGTAGACCAGCTGACACCCCctcctgacatgtccgttttagtaactacttgcattccccatgtaataacaattctagagcgtctattcttatgactatgttgtgccatccctCTATTACTACTACTAGAAGTTTAGGGTTATATATATTGGTAATCTGGGCCTTTGTACAAATTTTAATCGATAACACTGGTAATATCAGTCACTATGTAGTGATTACGGTGTAGCGGTATTATTTGGGCCTTGTATAGTGGGATTACAATAATTTTGGTCCTTGCATAGCGGTTTTTTATTCAGTAACAGTATGGTAATATTAATTTAGTTGTCCCGCTGTGGCGTTATTGTTTGAGTTTTGTATAGAGGTATCACTGGTATTCTTAGTCTTTGTACAGTGGATTTTATTCAGTAATACTATGTAGTGATCGTGGTGTGGCGGTATTATTTGAGCTTTGTATAGCGGGATTGTTGTAATATGGGTCTTCATATAGTGCATTTTATTGAGTAACAGTATGGCAGAAATATTtaatcactgtatggtggtaattGGTTATGTTATAGCGGTATTAtttgataaatatatatatattttcctggTGGGATACATATGCATTGGGGTTTGTGCCCCTGATCCTTTAAAAAGGGCCTATCTAGGATTTtgctatctttaggat from Bufo bufo chromosome 7, aBufBuf1.1, whole genome shotgun sequence encodes:
- the CAPN15 gene encoding calpain-15 isoform X2, with translation MAAPSPCKEWPCCRCTYLNSVELRHCSMCEAPRNLPDLNHILRLSSTEQHWSCSRCTFSNLTPTNPSPPPTGCQLCGFLPPPDVPNGIFRGPHEEARSPVQESDLEDITSPTLQSTVNPGWSCLRCTLHNTPVATSCSACGGPRKLSLPKIPPEALVVPEILPPPAAFQGADEQATATLREPDSPRPLPPLPLSPGPHNIPVPRSRREVVPDNPLSPPPSAPSRLPKRLSVLEEEVTAAETTPSSVEPQTPDTSWSCGKCTLRNLGSASRCSVCGAVRAGESESSTPGTESLPSPSGAVVLPTPVPRRIEWACPACTLINDTRCPHCIACHTPQGYMAQRRNVGARMLRRRESMRAETRRQTDEGEAKELWENIVSFCRENRVNFVDDSFPPGPHSVGFPESNSIQQRVKQWLRPQEINCSIFKERGVKWSVFRTPRPSDILQGLLGNCWFLSALAVLAERPELVERVMITRTICTEGAYQVRLCKDGTWTTVLVDDMLPCDEAGYLLFSQAQRKQLWVALIEKALAKLHGSYFALQAGRAIEGLATLTGAPCESLMLHVSSTNPREETVDTDLIWAKMLSSKEAGFLMGASCGGGNMKVDDAAYESVGLRPRHAYSILDVRDVNTHRLLHLRNPWGRFSWNGSWSDDWPFWPATLKHELMPHGSSEGVFWMEYSDFIRYFDSVDICKIHTDWHEVRVQGTFPNKASNPVTVTSLTVVERTALEFSLFQEGSRRSDTVDSHLLDLCIMVFRASHGGTGKVMLGRLMAHSKRAVKKFVGCDVMLEPGEYAVVCCAFNHWQTLNLGGSSTVQASSPTGSGNNSRSAADPMGYTLAIYSSRLVMVEQVEAQPTTLADAIILLTEDKGERHEGREGMTCYYLTHGWAGLIVVVENRHPKTFLHIQCDCTDSFNVVSTRGSLKTSDSVPPLHRQVLVILSQLEGNAGFSVTHRLAHRKAHQASRNDWMSSKGAHSPPLSPEVSGLHGPRPL
- the CAPN15 gene encoding calpain-15 isoform X1, which gives rise to MGSSASSLAAEGESHPGTMGTAYPGISQLGWHRSGLLGSVQQGTVVPTYRTHGLPDPMAAPSPCKEWPCCRCTYLNSVELRHCSMCEAPRNLPDLNHILRLSSTEQHWSCSRCTFSNLTPTNPSPPPTGCQLCGFLPPPDVPNGIFRGPHEEARSPVQESDLEDITSPTLQSTVNPGWSCLRCTLHNTPVATSCSACGGPRKLSLPKIPPEALVVPEILPPPAAFQGADEQATATLREPDSPRPLPPLPLSPGPHNIPVPRSRREVVPDNPLSPPPSAPSRLPKRLSVLEEEVTAAETTPSSVEPQTPDTSWSCGKCTLRNLGSASRCSVCGAVRAGESESSTPGTESLPSPSGAVVLPTPVPRRIEWACPACTLINDTRCPHCIACHTPQGYMAQRRNVGARMLRRRESMRAETRRQTDEGEAKELWENIVSFCRENRVNFVDDSFPPGPHSVGFPESNSIQQRVKQWLRPQEINCSIFKERGVKWSVFRTPRPSDILQGLLGNCWFLSALAVLAERPELVERVMITRTICTEGAYQVRLCKDGTWTTVLVDDMLPCDEAGYLLFSQAQRKQLWVALIEKALAKLHGSYFALQAGRAIEGLATLTGAPCESLMLHVSSTNPREETVDTDLIWAKMLSSKEAGFLMGASCGGGNMKVDDAAYESVGLRPRHAYSILDVRDVNTHRLLHLRNPWGRFSWNGSWSDDWPFWPATLKHELMPHGSSEGVFWMEYSDFIRYFDSVDICKIHTDWHEVRVQGTFPNKASNPVTVTSLTVVERTALEFSLFQEGSRRSDTVDSHLLDLCIMVFRASHGGTGKVMLGRLMAHSKRAVKKFVGCDVMLEPGEYAVVCCAFNHWQTLNLGGSSTVQASSPTGSGNNSRSAADPMGYTLAIYSSRLVMVEQVEAQPTTLADAIILLTEDKGERHEGREGMTCYYLTHGWAGLIVVVENRHPKTFLHIQCDCTDSFNVVSTRGSLKTSDSVPPLHRQVLVILSQLEGNAGFSVTHRLAHRKAHQASRNDWMSSKGAHSPPLSPEVSGLHGPRPL